The following proteins come from a genomic window of Pseudomonas syringae:
- a CDS encoding ankyrin repeat domain-containing protein, whose product MKNLIYGLLLFAATASATQPAPPPELTAEQTASQLRTLFFDASREGNNPMLDTFIEAHYDLNVRDPQGYTGLILAAYHGHEDSVVRLIDAGADPCAKDNRGNTALMGAIFKGELSIAKRLVQADCGANLTNNAGQTAAMYAALFKRTEVLKELTDKGADLSLRDSMGNDVQGLSKGEFQAPPTR is encoded by the coding sequence GTGAAAAACCTCATCTACGGTTTGCTGCTGTTTGCCGCAACCGCCAGCGCCACGCAACCTGCACCGCCTCCGGAACTCACAGCCGAACAGACCGCCAGCCAGCTTCGCACGTTGTTCTTCGACGCCTCACGTGAAGGCAACAATCCAATGCTGGACACCTTCATCGAAGCTCATTACGACCTCAACGTACGTGACCCGCAAGGCTACACCGGCCTGATTCTGGCCGCTTACCATGGCCATGAAGACTCAGTGGTGCGCCTGATCGACGCCGGGGCTGATCCCTGCGCCAAGGACAACCGCGGCAATACCGCGCTCATGGGCGCCATTTTCAAAGGTGAACTGAGCATTGCCAAGCGTCTGGTGCAGGCTGACTGCGGCGCTAACCTGACCAACAATGCCGGGCAGACGGCAGCCATGTATGCAGCCCTCTTCAAACGCACCGAAGTGCTCAAGGAATTGACCGACAAGGGCGCGGACCTGAGCCTCCGTGACAGCATGGGCAATGACGTACAGGGTTTGTCCAAAGGCGAATTTCAGGCACCGCCCACACGATGA
- a CDS encoding DUF6434 domain-containing protein, with the protein MAFDWHSDQITRDTPVDSHYRNTQNVRRFMVEECGPLFRFDRPFMAWIKDGRPKDMGQVADHWLQRRAQATEAG; encoded by the coding sequence ATGGCATTCGATTGGCACTCAGACCAGATCACCCGTGACACTCCGGTGGACAGCCACTATCGAAACACACAGAACGTGCGCCGTTTCATGGTCGAGGAGTGCGGCCCGCTGTTCAGATTCGATCGACCATTCATGGCGTGGATCAAGGACGGCAGGCCCAAAGACATGGGGCAGGTTGCGGACCACTGGTTGCAGAGGCGTGCGCAGGCGACAGAAGCAGGTTAA